The following nucleotide sequence is from Agromyces sp. SYSU T00194.
GATCACGAGGAAGAACCGCTGGAACGGGCCGGCGCCGTCGAGCTGCGCCGCCTCGAGCACCTCGTCGGGCACCTGGGTGAGGCCCGCGAAGACCGTGAAGGCGACGAACGGGATGGCGCCCCAGACGATCACGATGCCCGCGACGAAGAAGAAGCTGAGCGGGTCGAGGAGCCACGAGTGGCCGCGGAAGTCGAGCCCGAACCACTCGGAGAGCGCGTAGTTCAGCACGCCGTACTGGGAGTCGAAGATCCAGCCCCACACGATGGTCGCCGACAGGGGCGGCATCGCCCAGGCCAGCAGCAGCCCGATCGAGACGAGCAGGCGCCAGCCGGCGGCGAGCCTGCGCATCAGGAGGGCGACCAGCACCCCGAGGACCATGGTGATGACCACGCACGCGGCGGCGAAGAGCACCGACCGGCCGAGGACCTCCCAGAACTCCGGGTCGCCGAGCACGCCGAGGTAGTTGCCCAGCCCGACGAACTCGGGCGGGGCGCCGAAGACCTGCGCACGGCCGAACTCCTGGAACGACATGATGACCAGCTGCAGCAGCGGCCAGCCGATGACGGCGACGAGGACGACGAGCGACGGGACGAGCAGCGCGTACGGCGTGAGTCGCCCGCGGCGCCGGGCGGGCCGCGGCGAGCGCGTCGGCTCGTCGGGCGCCTGGGGCCCGGACTCGTCCCGGGCCGGGGCCTCGGGTCGGGTGACGGTGCTCATGGATGACTCCTGGGTCGAGCGGGTGCGTTGCCATCATGCGCGCGGCAGCGCGAAAAGAACAGGGATGCCCGGCACGACGTGTGGTGCCGGTCGTGCCGGGCATCGT
It contains:
- a CDS encoding carbohydrate ABC transporter permease — translated: MSTVTRPEAPARDESGPQAPDEPTRSPRPARRRGRLTPYALLVPSLVVLVAVIGWPLLQLVIMSFQEFGRAQVFGAPPEFVGLGNYLGVLGDPEFWEVLGRSVLFAAACVVITMVLGVLVALLMRRLAAGWRLLVSIGLLLAWAMPPLSATIVWGWIFDSQYGVLNYALSEWFGLDFRGHSWLLDPLSFFFVAGIVIVWGAIPFVAFTVFAGLTQVPDEVLEAAQLDGAGPFQRFFLVIVPFLRPILIVVTILQVIWDLRVFTQIYALQALGGLAEQTNTLGVYIYRVSLGTGDFGAGGAISVIVVLFLVAISLYYVRQSLKEDR